Below is a genomic region from Mycolicibacter hiberniae.
GCAGGCCGCCCAGCGCGAGGAGGTGGCGCGCACCGTGCGCCGCGTCGTCGACAAGCTGCTGCATGCCCCCACCGTGCGGGTGAAACAACTCGCCAGTTCGCCCGGCGGCGATAGCTACGCCGAGGCGCTGCGCGAATTGTTCGAACTCGACCCGACCGCGGTGGACGCGGTTGCCACCGCCGGCGAGTTGCCCATGATCCCGGGTGGGCTCGATGTCGGCGCCGAAACCGGGTCGGCCGGGTAGACGTTTTGGATCCAGTAATCCGCATCGGCACCCGGGGCAGCCTGTTGGCCACCACCCAGGCCGGGACCATCCGCGACGCCCTGGTGGCCGCCGGGCATCCCGCCGAACTGGTCGTGATCAGCACCGCCGGTGACGTCACTTCGGGACCCATCGCCAACATCGGGGTGGGCGTGTTCACCGCCGAGCTGCGTGAGGCCATCCTCGACGGCAGGGTCGACGCCGCCGTGCACTCACACAAGGATCTCCCGACCGCTGCTGACCCGCGGTTCCTGATCGCTGCCATACCGCGTCGTGAGGACCCTCGAGACGCTCTGGTGGCACGCGACGGACTGGTGCTGGGAGAGTTGCCGGCGGGTGCCGTCGTGGGCACTTCGTCGCCCCGGCGGGCCGCACAGCTTAGAGCACTGGGTCTCGGTTTGGAAATTCGCCCCCTACGAGGCAACCTAGATAGCAGGTTGAACAGGGTAAGCAGCGGCGCACTCGACGCCATCGTGGTAGCCCGGGCGGGTCTGGCCCGGCTGGGACGCCTCGATGCCGTCACCGAGACGTTGGAGCCGGTACAGATGTTGCCGGCTCCGGCCCAAGGGGCACTGGCGGTGGAGTGCCGCGCCGGTGATTCCGCACTGGCGGCGCTGCTGGCGGAGTTGGATGACGCCGACACCCGCACGGCGGTCACCGCCGAGCGGACCCTGCTCGCTGAACTGGAGGCGGGTTGTTCCGCACCGGTGGGCGCGATCGCCGAAGTGGTCGAGTCCATCGATGAGGACGGCCGGGTCTTCGAAGAGCTGTCGCTGCGCGGTTGCGTGGCGGCGCTGGACGGATCCGACGTGATCCGCGCCTCCGGCATCGGCAGTCCAGACCGTGCCCGGGAACTGGGCGTGTCGGTCGCGGCGGAACTGTTCGAGTTGGGGGCGCGCGAGCTGATGTCGGAAGCTCGGTGAAACGGTGCGTGGGAAGTGACTGGGAGTAACGAATGGCTCGCCAAGTGAGCGTGCGAGGGCAGAAGCCCAAGCCGGGCCGCATTGTGTTCGTCGGCTCGGGTCCGGGCGATCCGGGCCTGCTGACGACGCGGGCGCGGACGGCGCTGACGAACGCCGCGCTGGTGTTCGTCGACCCCGACGTGCCCGAGGCGGTGCTGGCGCTGGTCGGCACGGACCTGCCGCCCGTCGCAGGTCCGGTGCCCCCGGCCCCGGATAAGGCCGACGACGCGGCCGGCGACGACGCCGCCGAGGCCGTCGACGAGGCCGCTACCGTTCCGGGCGGGCCGGACATCCGGCCGGCGCTGGGCGAGCCGGCCGAGGTGGCCAAGACGCTGACCGCGGAGGCCCGCTCGGGCGCCGACGTGGTGCGACTGGTGGCCGGGGACCCGCTGTCGATCGACGCGGTGATCACCGAGGTCAGCGCGGTCGCCCGGACCAATATCGCGTTCGAGATCGTGCCGGGCCTGCCTGCGACCAGCGCAGTGCCCACCTACGCGGGCCTGCCGCTCGGTTCGTCGCACACGGTGGCCGACGTCCGCGACCCGGAGGTGGACTGGGCCGCGCTGGCCGCGGCCCCGGGTCCGCTGATCTTGCAGGCCACCACCTCGCACCTGCCCGAGGCAGCCCGCACTCTGATCGAGTACGGACTGTCCGACGGCACACCGTGCGTCGTCACCACCTCGGGCACCACCTGCGCGCAGCGCTCGGTCGAGTCCAGCCTCGGTGGTCTGACGGAGGCTTCGGCGCTGGCCAGCATCGATCCGGTCATCCTGCCCAACGGCCAGGAGACCTCGGCCGGGCCGCTGGTGGTGACCATCGGCAAGACCGTCAACAACCGGGCCAAGCTGAACTGGTGGGAGAGCCGCGCGCTGTATGGCTGGACCGTCCTGGTGCCGCGCACCAAGGACCAGGCGGGCGAGATGAGCGACCGGCTGGTCGGGCACGGCGCCTCGCCGATCGAGGTCCCGACCATCGCCGTGGAGCCCCCGCGGAGCCCGGCCCAGATGGAGCGCGCCGTCAAGGGTTTGGTGGACGGCCGCTACCAGTGGGTGGTGTTCACCTCGACCAATGCGGTGCGCGCCGTGTGGGAGAAGTTCGCCGAGTTCGGTCTGGACGCTCGCGCGTTCTCCGGGGTGAAGATCGCCTGTGTCGGCGAGGCCACCGCGGAGCGCGTCCGGGCCTTCGGGATCAGCCCTGAGCTGGTGCCGTCCGGCGAGCAGTCCTCGCTGGGCCTGCTCGACGAGTTCCCGCCCTACGACGACGTCTTCGACCCGGTGAACCGGGTGCTGTTGCCGCGTGCCGACATCGCCACCGAGACGCTGGCCGAAGGCCTGCGCGAACGCGGCTGGGAGATCGAGGACGTCACCGCCTACCGCACGGTGCGGGCCGCTCCGCCGCCGGCGAACATCCGCGAGATGATCAAGACCGGTGGGTTCGACGCGGTGTGCTTCACGTCGAGTTCGACGGTGCGCAACCTGGTCGGCATCGCCGGCAAGCCGCACGCTCGCACCCTGGTGGCCTGCATCGGCCCCAAGACCGCCGAGACGGCGGCCGAGTTCGGGCTGCGGGTGGACGTGCAGCCCGAGACCGCGGCGGTGGGACCACTGGTCGACGCACTGGCCGAGCACGCCGCCCGGCTGCGGGCCGAGGGTGCGTTGCCCCCGCCGCGTAAGAAGAGCCGCAGGCGCTAGCGGTGACGGCGAGCGGGGCACGATGACTGCATTTCCTCGCCAACGCCCGCGCCGGCTGCGCTCCACCGCGGCGCTGCGCCGACTGGTGGCCGAGACCTCGCTGGAGCCCAGGCATCTGGTGCTGCCGATGTTCGTCGCCGACGGCATCGACGAACCGCGGGAAATCGGTTCCATGCCCGGGGTGTACCAGCACACCCGCGACTCGCTGCGCGCCGCGGCCGCCCAGGCGGTGGCGGCCGGGGTCGGCGGGCTGATGCTGTTCGGGGTTCCGGCGGCGGCCGACAAAGACAGCACGGGATCGGCCGGTGTTGCCGCCGACGGCGTGCTCAACCGCGCGCTGCGCGATCTGGCCGCTGACCTCGGCGATGCCACCGTGTTGATGGCCGACACCTGCCTGGATGAGTTCACCGATCACGGGCACTGCGGCGTGCTCGACGAACGGGGCCGGGTCGACAACGACGCCACTTTGGAATGTTATGTCGAACTTGCTGTGGCGCAAGCAGATTCGGGAGCTCACGTAGTCAGCCCGAGCGGCATGATGGATGGCCAGGTAGCCGCGATCCGGGATGGGCTGGATGCCGCCGGGTACGGCGATGTGGTGATCTTGGCCTACGCCGCGAAGTTCGCGTCGGCGTTCTACGGCCCGTTCCGTGAGGCAGTGGCCTCCACCCTGGCCGGTGACCGGCGCACCTACCAGCAGGAACCCGGCAATGCCCGCGAGGCGCTGCGCGAAGTCACGCTCGACCTCGCCGAGGGAGCCGACATCGTGATGGTCAAGCCCGCCATGGGGTACCTGGACGTGATAGCGGCCACCGCCGCCATGTCCTCGGTTCCGGTCGCCGCCTACCAGGTCTCCGGCGAGTACGCGATGATCGCGGCGGCTGCCGCCAACGGCTGGGTCGACGGGCGTTCGGCGGCGCTGGAATCCCTGATCGGTATCCGGCGTGCCGGGGCCGACATCGTGCTGACGTACTGGGCGGCCGAAGCGGCCGGTTGGCTGGCGTGACGGCCCCGCCCGAGGGCACCCGCCCCCCGGCCGAGGGCGCGCCCCCCCGCCCCGCCGATGTCGACACCGCGTTCTGGCTGTGGCTGGTCGCCCTGCCGCTGATGACGTGCGAATACGTGGTGAACATGCTGACCGGCCCGCAGATCGCGGGCCCCGAGATCGTCTATCCGGTCGCGGGGCTCACCGCGGTCGTGGTGATGGTCGTGGTCGCGACGTTTCTGATGTTGATGCGTTCGGGCTACCGGTGGGCGCGCACCGTGCTGACCGGCGGAGGAATCGGCGCCATGGCGTACGGGCTCAGCGGGCTCACCGACGCCGACGCACGGCCGTCGGTCGCCGTCCTGGCTGCAATCACCGGAATCGTCGGATCGGTGCTGATAGCCGCGGGCACGTTCCTGGTGCACCGCGCGGAGGCCAACGCCTACTTCGTCCGGTAGTTACCCGGCCGCCGACGTCACGACGACCTCGACGGTGCCGGCACCGTCGGCGGCGATGACCAGCACCGGTGCGCCGGGTGCCGAGACCACGTGCCCGCCGGTGACACTGACCTGGTAGCCGTCGGGGTACTGAATGGTCGGCACCGCGATCTCGGTCTGGGCGCCGGCAGCGAAGTGTCCTGCGCCGCTGGCCATCTGGGTGGAGTAGCTGAGCTGGAAAACGCCGGCGCCGTACGACCAGGAGATCGGGGTGCCGGCAACGACCTGCGCGTAGGGCACCGCCGACGCCTCCAGCCTGGCCCAGTCGACGTTGTCGCCGACCGGCGGCTTGCTGGGGTCATAGACCAGCGCCGCCCAGGGGCCGCTGCCGGTGAGGCTGGGCGTGCCGTTGTAGGCCCACTGCGACCAGCCCCACATCCGCTGGTCGGCGTTGTTCATCACCCGCATGATTTCGTCGGCGCCGTTCGCCGACCCGTACTCGGTGATCAATCCCGGCACCTCGTACCTGCTGGTGTAGGCCTCGCCGTTGGCGGCCAGCAGGTCGATGTAGTCCGGGCACAGCGGCGAGAGGGCCGCGCTCACGCTGGTCAGCATGCAGTAGTCGTGGAATGCGAAGACGCCGTGGGGGTCGTCCACCTCGCGCAGCTGCGTCGGAACCGCCTCGTTGAACAGGGTGTTGGGCTCGTAGATCATCGGTGTGGTCGGGTCGACGGACCGGATCGCCGCGCTGACCTGGTTGTAGAACGGAGTCAGCTGTTGAGCTTCGAAGTAGGAATTGCCGAATATCGTTGACAGCCATGTCGACCCGGGCCACGGTTCGTTGATGATCTCGTAGCCGGCGATGTTGGGGTCGTCCTTGAAGTAGTCCGCGACGGCCTGTGTCATGCGCGCGTAGTGGTTGAGCAGCCCCACCCCGTCGGGGCCTTTGGTGTTGGACCAGAACGCATCCCAGGCGTGGTTCTGGGCGGGGTTCAGCGGGTAGTTGAGCCCGAAGCCGATGTCGGGGTTGGGCAGTCCGCCGGTCTGGGTGGCCCACTCCGGCGCGCCCTCGCCGCGGAAGACCGGGCTGAAGTCGTCCTGGTGGAAGTCGATGATGCTGACGATGCCGTATCTGCCCAGGATCTGCACGGTCGTCTGGATCGAGGCCAGGTAGTTGTAGTCGATGACACCGGGCTCCGGCTCCACTCCCGCCCAGATGACGCCCAAACGCACCGAGTTGAAGCCGTTGGCCGCCAGGAACGCCGCGTCGTCCTCGTCGAATCCGCCGGCGGCCGGCTCGTAGGGCGGAATCTTGTAGACCTCGTTGAAACCGTGCATGACCAGCACCCGGCCGTCGGCGCCGGTGATCCAGGTCCCGGTGGTGCTGATGCCGGCGACGGCGGCAGGGGCACCGTCGAGCGTGCCGAAGTGGCCGTGATCGCCGTGGGCGCCGACCAGCAGGCCGGCGTTGCCGCCCGCGCCGCCGAGGGCGGGCAGGTCGCCGGGGCCGCTGTAGACGCCGTTGCCGGCATCCCCGCCGAGGCCGCCGATGCCGATCAGCCAGCCGCCGTTGCCGCCGTCCCCGCCGTTACCGCCGAGGCCGCCGTCTGCGCCGTCGCCGCCGTCACCGCCATTGCCGATCATGCCGGCGTTGCCGCCGGCGCCTCCCGTCCCGCCGGAACCGGTGTTGTCCCAACCGTCCCCACCGTCGCCGAACAGCCAGCCGCCATGGCCGCCGTTGGGTGCGGCGGCGGTACCGTCCACGCCGTCGCCGATCAGGGGGCGACCGGTGAGCAGGAGGGTGGGCTGGTTGACCAGGCTGAGCAGTAGTTGGCCGAGGTCGCTGTTGACCACGTCTTCCAGGCCGTCGTGGATCGGGGTGTAGAGGTACTGCAACAGCCAGGTGTTGGGATCGACGGCCGGTCCGGCCAGGGCTTCGCCGCTGAACGCGTTCAGAGCGGCATCCCAGTGGTCGGGGCTCAGGAAGGTTTCCCAGGCGTCCGGCGAGAACACCGCATCCCAGTCCGGCGCACCGGTCGTGGCGTCCAGAAACGGTTCCAGGATCTGGTCGGTCATCGGGTCGAAGAAGTCAGCGTGGGCTCCGGGCGCAGCGGCCAGCGGCCCCATCCCGAACGTCAGCACCGCCCCGGTGGAGGCGGCGAGACCGACGACTCGGGTGTGCATGGCGGGCTCTGCTGCAGTGCGGTAGCGGCGCATCATCCGAACCCTCTCCAAGGCAGGGACAAACCTGTGCAAAGCATGTATGCAGGCCAAAATCTAACTCGACCTACTTGCGCGTAAGGTAAGGATCGCCGAAAATCCCGCCACCCCGCGGCCCTGTGCACCGCGTTTGGGCGTCGCGTTAGGCTGACCCGACATGTCTGATTCCCAGCCGCAGCCCGCACCGCTGTTCTTCGAGAGCGGTGCCAGCTGGTA
It encodes:
- a CDS encoding cellulase family glycosylhydrolase is translated as MMRRYRTAAEPAMHTRVVGLAASTGAVLTFGMGPLAAAPGAHADFFDPMTDQILEPFLDATTGAPDWDAVFSPDAWETFLSPDHWDAALNAFSGEALAGPAVDPNTWLLQYLYTPIHDGLEDVVNSDLGQLLLSLVNQPTLLLTGRPLIGDGVDGTAAAPNGGHGGWLFGDGGDGWDNTGSGGTGGAGGNAGMIGNGGDGGDGADGGLGGNGGDGGNGGWLIGIGGLGGDAGNGVYSGPGDLPALGGAGGNAGLLVGAHGDHGHFGTLDGAPAAVAGISTTGTWITGADGRVLVMHGFNEVYKIPPYEPAAGGFDEDDAAFLAANGFNSVRLGVIWAGVEPEPGVIDYNYLASIQTTVQILGRYGIVSIIDFHQDDFSPVFRGEGAPEWATQTGGLPNPDIGFGLNYPLNPAQNHAWDAFWSNTKGPDGVGLLNHYARMTQAVADYFKDDPNIAGYEIINEPWPGSTWLSTIFGNSYFEAQQLTPFYNQVSAAIRSVDPTTPMIYEPNTLFNEAVPTQLREVDDPHGVFAFHDYCMLTSVSAALSPLCPDYIDLLAANGEAYTSRYEVPGLITEYGSANGADEIMRVMNNADQRMWGWSQWAYNGTPSLTGSGPWAALVYDPSKPPVGDNVDWARLEASAVPYAQVVAGTPISWSYGAGVFQLSYSTQMASGAGHFAAGAQTEIAVPTIQYPDGYQVSVTGGHVVSAPGAPVLVIAADGAGTVEVVVTSAAG
- the hemC gene encoding hydroxymethylbilane synthase translates to MDPVIRIGTRGSLLATTQAGTIRDALVAAGHPAELVVISTAGDVTSGPIANIGVGVFTAELREAILDGRVDAAVHSHKDLPTAADPRFLIAAIPRREDPRDALVARDGLVLGELPAGAVVGTSSPRRAAQLRALGLGLEIRPLRGNLDSRLNRVSSGALDAIVVARAGLARLGRLDAVTETLEPVQMLPAPAQGALAVECRAGDSALAALLAELDDADTRTAVTAERTLLAELEAGCSAPVGAIAEVVESIDEDGRVFEELSLRGCVAALDGSDVIRASGIGSPDRARELGVSVAAELFELGARELMSEAR
- the hemB gene encoding porphobilinogen synthase; translation: MTAFPRQRPRRLRSTAALRRLVAETSLEPRHLVLPMFVADGIDEPREIGSMPGVYQHTRDSLRAAAAQAVAAGVGGLMLFGVPAAADKDSTGSAGVAADGVLNRALRDLAADLGDATVLMADTCLDEFTDHGHCGVLDERGRVDNDATLECYVELAVAQADSGAHVVSPSGMMDGQVAAIRDGLDAAGYGDVVILAYAAKFASAFYGPFREAVASTLAGDRRTYQQEPGNAREALREVTLDLAEGADIVMVKPAMGYLDVIAATAAMSSVPVAAYQVSGEYAMIAAAAANGWVDGRSAALESLIGIRRAGADIVLTYWAAEAAGWLA
- a CDS encoding bifunctional uroporphyrinogen-III C-methyltransferase/uroporphyrinogen-III synthase; its protein translation is MARQVSVRGQKPKPGRIVFVGSGPGDPGLLTTRARTALTNAALVFVDPDVPEAVLALVGTDLPPVAGPVPPAPDKADDAAGDDAAEAVDEAATVPGGPDIRPALGEPAEVAKTLTAEARSGADVVRLVAGDPLSIDAVITEVSAVARTNIAFEIVPGLPATSAVPTYAGLPLGSSHTVADVRDPEVDWAALAAAPGPLILQATTSHLPEAARTLIEYGLSDGTPCVVTTSGTTCAQRSVESSLGGLTEASALASIDPVILPNGQETSAGPLVVTIGKTVNNRAKLNWWESRALYGWTVLVPRTKDQAGEMSDRLVGHGASPIEVPTIAVEPPRSPAQMERAVKGLVDGRYQWVVFTSTNAVRAVWEKFAEFGLDARAFSGVKIACVGEATAERVRAFGISPELVPSGEQSSLGLLDEFPPYDDVFDPVNRVLLPRADIATETLAEGLRERGWEIEDVTAYRTVRAAPPPANIREMIKTGGFDAVCFTSSSTVRNLVGIAGKPHARTLVACIGPKTAETAAEFGLRVDVQPETAAVGPLVDALAEHAARLRAEGALPPPRKKSRRR